One Candidatus Polarisedimenticolia bacterium genomic window, ATTGGTCGAAGGCATAAAAGGCGCTGGAAATGCCGATGGCTGCGATGACCCCGATGAAAACCAGGACGATCATCATCTCGATAATCGAGAATCCCCGCTCGCCGGCGCGGGATTGCTGATCGATTCCTGGGCTCATGCCGTCCTCCTGCATCTTGAACCGGCGTGGGTGTGGCAGCAAGAAGCATTCCAGAGGGAGTGGGTGTCCCGAGACGGGTTCTTGACACCTCGCATCCGCTGTCAGGCCTGGGTTTTATGAGGAAGGCAGGCGGCGGGATCCGGTCGGGAGCGGCATCAGGAGTTTGCGAACGCGACACGGGGCGGCGAAGGGCCTGACGGAAACTGTCGGCGAGCGATGGCCTGCCGTCACTCGGAAGGTCTATCGGGCGGGCTATTCCGGAAGCCTAGCGCGTCCATTGCAGCCAGCGAGCCAGCAGCGCTTTGACCCTCGGGGTGAGGCGTGTCCGGTTGCAGGCATCGGCCGCCTGCTTGATGGCTTCCGCCTGCGTCGGATAGGGATGGACGACCCCTGAAATCGTCCCGAGTCCCAATCCGGCGTTCATGGCCAGCGTGATCTCGTTGATCATCTCGCCGGCGTGACGCGCCACGATCGTGGCTCCCCGGATTTTGTCGGTCCCTGTATCGACCAGGAGCTTCACGAACCCTTCGTCCTCGCCGTCGGCCAGGGCGCGATCCACTTCCGCCATCCGCCGGAGGAAGACCCGCACCGGGAGGCCGGCTGCGCGCGCCTCCGCCTCGGTGATTCCGACCCTGGCGACCTCGGGATCGGTGTAGGTGCAGCGCGGCAGCACCAGCGCCGAGACGCGCTTTCGGCCGAGGAAGAGAGCGTTCTGGATGACGATGCGCGCCGCCGCATCCGCGGCATGCGTCAGCTTGATCCCGGAGCAGACGTCGCCGGCGGCATAGATGCGCCGGTTCGTCGTCCGCAGCCGGTCGTCGACCAGGATTCCCTGGCGTGGATCCGACTTCACGCCCACGGCGTGGAGGCCCAATCCGTCGGCGTTCGGGGTCCGGCCGGCTCCGGCCAGGATCTCATCGACGATCACCCGCTCTTCGCCTTGCGTGCCGCGAAACACCAAGGCCTTGCCTCCGCCGTCGCGCTCGGCGCGCAACGGGCGGCTTCCCAGGAGCACGCGGATCCCTTCGCGATCGAAGACCTGCCGCAAGAGGTCGGAAGATTCTTCCTCCTCCTGGTTCAGGAGCCGGGGACGGCCATGGAACAGGGTGACCTCGCTCCCCAGCCGCCGAAAGGCCTGCGCCAGCTCGCAACCGACCGGTCCTCCTCCGATGACGGCCAGCCGGCGCGGCAGCTCGGTCAGAGAGAAGACGGTCTCGTTGGTGAGATAGCCGACCTCTTCCAATCCGGGGACGTCGGGACGGGAGGGCCGGGCGCCCGTGGCGATCACCGCCTTCTTGAAACGCAGCATCTGGTCGCCGACCTCCACCCGATCGGGGCCGGCGAAGCGGCCTTCGCCCAGGAAGACGTCGACGCCGAGGGACTGGAAGCGCGGCGCCGAGTCGTGGCGGCTGATGCGGGCACGGATGCCGCGCATCCGTGCCATCACCGCGCCGAAGTCGGCGGTGGCGGGGGCGAAGCCGCTGAACCCGAGCGCCGCGGCGGAGCGCGCCTCGTGCCAGACGCGGGAGGATCGCAGGATCGACTTGGAAGGGATGCAGCCGTAATTCAGGCAATCACCTCCCATCAGGTGGCGCTCCACGAGCGCGACGCGAGCGCCGAGGCCTGCCGCTCCCGCGGCGGTCACCAGTCCCGCCGTGCCGGCGCCCAGGACGACCAGGTTGTAGCGACTTTGCGGCGTGGGATTGGCCCAGCCGGAGGGATGGACGTTGGCAAGAAGCTCGCGATTGTGCTCGTCGCGCGGTGTCAGGTCCGGAGCTTCAGGGGAAGGACGGCTCTCAAGCTGCGGGTCGATCGGTGACATCAATCCCGGCTGTCTGATTGTTGCTCTTCCATGAGGGCTTCCAGCTCGGCGACCGCCTTGGCTCTTTCGCCCGCATTCCGCAGCTCCTCCAGCGATTGCTGGAAGGCCATGAGAGCCTCGAGCCTTTCCTGGGGCGTCAGCTTCAGATTGGCCCGCAGGAGGCTGCGATCGATATCCTGCTTATAGAGCTCGATGACCGGATCGGGACGGATAGGAACGTCGAGGAACGGACTTCGGTAGGACCTCATGAAAAAAGTATAGCACGCAGAAAGATGCGTGGACCGTGCGGCTTTGGGGGGGCCATCTAGGGTCCGGTGCCTTTCAATCGGTCGGCGGCCAGGTCTTCCAGGAAGCTGACGGCGAGCGCCGTCCAGCCGGTCTGGTGCGAGGCGCCCAGGCCCCGGCCATGATCGCCGTGGAAGTATTCGTAGAACAGAATCAGATCGCGCCAGTGGGGATCGCCGGCAAAGCGCGGGTCGTCGCCATGCACGGGACGCCGCCCCGTCCGGTCGGGCAGGAAGAGCGATGCCATCCGCCGCGCCAGCTCGCGCGAGACTTCCTTGAGCGTCAGCATCCTTCCCGATCCGGTCGGGCATTCCATCTTGAATCCGTCCCGATAGAAATGATGGTAGCGCTCCAGCGCCTCCACCAGCAGGAAGTTGACCGGGAACCAGATGGGGCCCCGCCAGTTGGAATTCCCGCCGAAGCGGCCGGAGAGCCCCTCTCCGGGCTCATAGCCGACGCGATACTCCTGCCCCGCCGCCTCGAAGCGATAAGGCCGGTCACGGTGCACCCGCGAAAGGGAGCGAATCCCATACGGCGAGAGAAACTCCTCCTCGTCCAGCAGGGTTCGCAGGACGCGCGACAGGCGCTCGCGCGACGGGATGGCCAGCAGGAAGTGCCGGTGTCCTTCCTCGCCTCTCGTCTCCATGTAGGAGATCTGATTCGCCAGATCGCTGCGATTCTCCAGGAACCAGGCGGCCCGCTTCTTGAATCCGTCCAAGCCGTGCAGCCCCGCCTCCTCGATGACCTCGACGGCGAACAGCGGAATCAGCCCGACGATCGAGCGCACTTTGAGGAGCAGCGAGGTCCCGTTCAGGTGCAGCCGGTCGTAATAGAAGCCATCTTCCTCGTCCCACAGCCCCGTTCCGCCGAGCTGGTTCATGGCGTCGGTGATGGCCACGAAGTGCTCGAAGAACTTGGAGGCCATGTCCTCGTAGGCCGGCTCCTCGCGCGCCAGCTCCAGGGCCATCGACATCATGGTGGATGCGTAGAAGGCCATCCAGGCCGTGCCATCGGCCTGTTCCAGGTGCCCGCCGTTGGGAAGCGGCTTGGAGCGATCGAAGACCCCGATGTTGTCCAGCCCGAGAAAGCCTCCCGAGAAGACATTCTTGCCGTCGGGGTCCTTGCGGTTCACCCACCAGGTGAAATTCAGCAGCAGCTTCTGGAAGACCCGCTCCAGGAAGACGCGATCGCGTCCGCCGCGTCCGCCGGTCATCTTGTAGATCCGCCAGGCGGCCCAGGCATGCACCGGTGGGTTCACGTCGCCGAAGGCGAACTCGTAGGCCGGGATCTGCCCGTTGGGATGCATGTACCACTCGCGCAGGAACAGGACCAGCTGCTCTTTGGCGAAGGCGGGATCCACCTTCGAGAAGGGGATCATGTGGAACGCCAGGTCCCAGGCGGCATACCAGGGATATTCCCACTTGTCGGGCATCGAGATCACGTCGCGGTTGTAGATGTGGGTCCACTCATGGTTGCGCCCGTTGCGGCGCTCACGCGGCGGCGGGGGCTCGCCGGGATCTCCCTCGAGCCATTCCCGCACGACGTAGTGATAGAACTGCTTGCTCCACAGCAGCCCCGCGTATCCTTGCCGGCAGACGGCGGCTTGCGCGTCGGTGAGGCTCGCCGGCAGGCGCGCGGCGTAGAAGGCATCGGCCTCCTGTTGCCGCAACGCGAAGATCGCCGCGAAGCTCTTGCCGAGAGGATCGGCCGGAGGCGAGGCCTCCATGAAGAGCCGCAGATGGATCACTTCGGATTCTCCGGCGGGGACTTCCAGGAGGTAATGGGCCGCGGCCTTGGTCCCGGGGCCCTGGAGGCTGATTGCCTCGGCCCGTCCCGCGATCAGCGCCTCGTGGAATGCATCCTTCACGTAGGTGCTGGCGGAGGGAGTGCCGAAGATGCGCTGGGTGTTGGTCTCGTTCTCGGTGAACAGCCATGTCGGACGGACGCCGCGCCGCGACGGCGAGGCCGCCAGGCGCATCTCGCCCAGGGTCGCGTGGCGGGCCGCCAGGCTCATCCGATCGGCGAGGCGGATCTCCGGTTTCGCTCCCGGCAAGTGCGCGTCCCAGCGCCAGGTATTGCGGAACCAGAGAGTGGGAAGCAGGTGAAGCGACGCCGTTTCGGGGCCGCGATTGGAGGCGGTGAGGCGGATGAGGATGTCATCGGGCCCGTCCTTGGCGTACTCGACGAAGAGATCGAAATAGCGGCTGTCATCGAAGAGGCCGCTGTCGGCGATCTCCCACTCGCCCAGGTCGCGGCCGCGCTCGCGGTTCTCTTTCACGACGCGGTCGTACGGATACGCGGCATGCGGGTATTTGTAGAGGGCCTTCATGTAGCTGTGCGTGGGCGTGGCATCGAGATAGAAATAGGACTCCTTCACATCTTCGCCATGGTTGCCTTCCGGACCGGAAAGCCCGAACAGGCGCTCCTTGAGAATCGGGTCGCGGCCGTTCCACAGCGCCGGCGCGAAGCAGAGGCGGCACTCGCGGTCGGCCAGCCCGAGAAGCCCATCCTCTCCCCAGCGGTAGGTCCGGCTGCGGGCGTGGTCGTGCGGGAAATAGCTCCAGCAGTCGCCGTCGGCGGAGTAGTCCTCGCGGATGGTGCCCCACTGTCTCTCGGAGAGATAGGGGCCCCAGCGCTTCCAGTTCTTCTGCCGCGTCGCGTCCTCCGCGAGGCGGAGCTGCTCGGGATCGAGGCCGTCCGATGGCTTCATCGATCCGTCAAGGTATCCATTTTGTGTGGGATCACGCAAGCGGGAGCCCCTTTCGGGCCGAACGATCGACGGCAAACCGGGTCAGGG contains:
- a CDS encoding mercuric reductase — its product is MSPIDPQLESRPSPEAPDLTPRDEHNRELLANVHPSGWANPTPQSRYNLVVLGAGTAGLVTAAGAAGLGARVALVERHLMGGDCLNYGCIPSKSILRSSRVWHEARSAAALGFSGFAPATADFGAVMARMRGIRARISRHDSAPRFQSLGVDVFLGEGRFAGPDRVEVGDQMLRFKKAVIATGARPSRPDVPGLEEVGYLTNETVFSLTELPRRLAVIGGGPVGCELAQAFRRLGSEVTLFHGRPRLLNQEEEESSDLLRQVFDREGIRVLLGSRPLRAERDGGGKALVFRGTQGEERVIVDEILAGAGRTPNADGLGLHAVGVKSDPRQGILVDDRLRTTNRRIYAAGDVCSGIKLTHAADAAARIVIQNALFLGRKRVSALVLPRCTYTDPEVARVGITEAEARAAGLPVRVFLRRMAEVDRALADGEDEGFVKLLVDTGTDKIRGATIVARHAGEMINEITLAMNAGLGLGTISGVVHPYPTQAEAIKQAADACNRTRLTPRVKALLARWLQWTR
- a CDS encoding glucosidase, which translates into the protein MKPSDGLDPEQLRLAEDATRQKNWKRWGPYLSERQWGTIREDYSADGDCWSYFPHDHARSRTYRWGEDGLLGLADRECRLCFAPALWNGRDPILKERLFGLSGPEGNHGEDVKESYFYLDATPTHSYMKALYKYPHAAYPYDRVVKENRERGRDLGEWEIADSGLFDDSRYFDLFVEYAKDGPDDILIRLTASNRGPETASLHLLPTLWFRNTWRWDAHLPGAKPEIRLADRMSLAARHATLGEMRLAASPSRRGVRPTWLFTENETNTQRIFGTPSASTYVKDAFHEALIAGRAEAISLQGPGTKAAAHYLLEVPAGESEVIHLRLFMEASPPADPLGKSFAAIFALRQQEADAFYAARLPASLTDAQAAVCRQGYAGLLWSKQFYHYVVREWLEGDPGEPPPPRERRNGRNHEWTHIYNRDVISMPDKWEYPWYAAWDLAFHMIPFSKVDPAFAKEQLVLFLREWYMHPNGQIPAYEFAFGDVNPPVHAWAAWRIYKMTGGRGGRDRVFLERVFQKLLLNFTWWVNRKDPDGKNVFSGGFLGLDNIGVFDRSKPLPNGGHLEQADGTAWMAFYASTMMSMALELAREEPAYEDMASKFFEHFVAITDAMNQLGGTGLWDEEDGFYYDRLHLNGTSLLLKVRSIVGLIPLFAVEVIEEAGLHGLDGFKKRAAWFLENRSDLANQISYMETRGEEGHRHFLLAIPSRERLSRVLRTLLDEEEFLSPYGIRSLSRVHRDRPYRFEAAGQEYRVGYEPGEGLSGRFGGNSNWRGPIWFPVNFLLVEALERYHHFYRDGFKMECPTGSGRMLTLKEVSRELARRMASLFLPDRTGRRPVHGDDPRFAGDPHWRDLILFYEYFHGDHGRGLGASHQTGWTALAVSFLEDLAADRLKGTGP